Proteins encoded within one genomic window of Eleutherodactylus coqui strain aEleCoq1 chromosome 1, aEleCoq1.hap1, whole genome shotgun sequence:
- the LOC136608404 gene encoding zinc finger protein 436-like, whose product MLSLNYKAEDEDIVQHPPGENLITLNVQPVCNSADPSYNPPNHEEPSPNRSENFTTSKGPTDSNSLQCGKQFTNSSGLFTHERTCTVEKPYSCSECGRCFTDKSDLVRHQRIHTGEKPYSCSKCGKCFTQKTNLVRHQIHHTGEKPFSCSECGKCFTSKVNLLGHKRIHTGEKTFPCSECGKSFTDRTHLLIHQRCHTGEKPYSCAECGKCFMEKSGLVRHQKTHTGEKPFSCSKCGKWFTRKTNLVIHQRLHTGEKPYSCSVCEKSFTKKSDLVRHQRIHTKGKSF is encoded by the coding sequence ATGTTATCGCTAAATTATAAAGCAGAAGATGAAGATATTGTGCAGCACCCTccaggagaaaacctcattaccCTTAATGTTCAGCCAGTATGTAACAGTGCAGATCCATCATATAATCCCCCTAATCACGAGGAACCTTCTCCTAATCGATCAGAGAATTTTACTACAAGTAAAGGCCCCACTGACAGTAATAGTCTTCAATGTGGAAAACAGTTTACAAATAGCTCAGGTCTTTTTACGCACGAAAGAACTTGCACAgttgagaagccatattcatgttcagaatgtgggagatgttttaccgataaatcagatcttgttaggcatcagagaattcacacaggagagaagccatattcatgttcaaaatgtgggaaatgttttacacaaaaAACAAATCTTGTTCGACATCAAAtacatcacacaggagaaaagccattttcatgttcagaatgtgggaaatgttttacaagtaAAGTAAATCTTCTTGGACACAAGAgaattcacacgggagagaagacctttccatgttctgaatgtgggaaatcttttacgGATAGAACACATCTTCTTATACATCAGAgatgtcacacaggagagaagccgtattcatgtgcagaatgtggaaaatgttttatggagaaatcaggtcttgttagacatcagaaaactcacacaggggagaagccattttcatgttcaaaatgtgggaaatggtttaCACGAAAAAcaaatcttgttatacatcagagacttcatacaggagagaagccatattcatgttcagtatgCGAGAAAAGTTTTACGAAAAAgtcagatcttgttagacatcagagaattcacacaaaaGGGAAGTCATTTTAA